A window of Polaromonas hydrogenivorans contains these coding sequences:
- the tnpA gene encoding IS66 family insertion sequence element accessory protein TnpA: MQAMVNEGVKRRHRLSEQDWLEAFKRFEGAGLTVEAFCRREGLCRSSFARWRSRLLGGAGVVRQLKQDAQSQAPMAFVDLGTMGSGAPAPCPALELRLDLGAGLTLTLVRR; the protein is encoded by the coding sequence ATGCAAGCCATGGTCAACGAGGGCGTAAAGCGCCGTCACCGTTTGAGCGAGCAAGACTGGCTCGAAGCGTTCAAACGCTTCGAAGGCGCCGGATTGACGGTAGAGGCGTTCTGCCGCCGTGAGGGTCTGTGCCGCAGTAGCTTTGCGCGCTGGCGTTCGCGCTTGCTTGGTGGGGCTGGCGTGGTTCGCCAGCTCAAGCAGGACGCCCAAAGCCAGGCACCGATGGCTTTCGTCGATTTGGGTACGATGGGCTCGGGTGCGCCCGCGCCTTGCCCGGCGCTGGAGTTGCGCCTGGACCTCGGCGCGGGTCTGACCCTCACCCTGGTTCGGCGCTGA
- the tnpB gene encoding IS66 family insertion sequence element accessory protein TnpB (TnpB, as the term is used for proteins encoded by IS66 family insertion elements, is considered an accessory protein, since TnpC, encoded by a neighboring gene, is a DDE family transposase.), protein MFFPEGQIRVFLYGQPVSMRLSFDGLYALARHGLHQDPLSGHLFVFVNRRATQMKVLYFDRSGWCVWAKRLEGGTFLRDWSAVVHREMDWTALKLMLEGIEPKRQYKRYRSPRNWGQSCAVPQAPSVT, encoded by the coding sequence ATGTTCTTTCCCGAAGGCCAGATTCGCGTCTTCCTTTATGGTCAACCGGTGAGCATGAGGCTGTCCTTCGATGGCCTGTACGCACTGGCGCGGCACGGGCTGCATCAGGACCCGCTGAGCGGGCATCTGTTTGTCTTCGTCAACCGCCGCGCCACGCAGATGAAGGTGCTGTACTTTGACCGCAGCGGCTGGTGCGTGTGGGCCAAACGCCTGGAGGGCGGGACATTCTTGCGCGACTGGAGTGCGGTGGTTCACCGCGAGATGGACTGGACGGCGTTGAAACTCATGCTCGAGGGCATCGAGCCCAAACGGCAGTACAAGCGCTATCGCAGCCCGCGCAATTGGGGACAATCCTGTGCCGTACCGCAGGCGCCCTCGGTAACATAA
- the tnpC gene encoding IS66 family transposase, translating into MSLTLTPRVPDAIAVAALGPAQIAQMLQSQAAQIEELKRQIEWFKRQIFGNKSERFVPQVDAQQMHLGQLLGDLAQPGDQSETTQIVPAHKRRRTVSDFSDEGAAAATFFDEAKVPVQVIEVPNPEAQGLAPEQYEVIGEKISHRLAQRPGSFVVLKYVRPVIKRRDTQTLHCPSAPLGVIEGSRADVSFIAGVLLDKFRWHLPLYRQHQRIQEAGFKTSRPWLTQLVQKAAQLLEPIYTAQLDSIRASRVITMDETPIKAGLGGGGKMKASYFWPVYGEHDEVCFPHFESRRHEHVQQALGLKRKPGTVLLSDGYEAYASYASKSGITHAQCWAHSRRAFFEAQGAEPKGAAEALRQIGALYQIEDEIRQAKLLGEAKRVHRLAHSKPRVQAFFTWVDQQFEQQGLLPSNPLTKALAYVRERRAGLSVFLEDADVAIDTNHIERALRPIPMGKKNWLFYWTEVGAKHAGIVQSLIATCRLHDIDPYTYLVDVLQRISVQPAQRVHELTPRLWKQHFAERPLRSGI; encoded by the coding sequence ATGTCTTTGACGCTGACGCCCCGAGTTCCTGATGCCATCGCGGTGGCTGCGCTCGGGCCTGCGCAAATAGCGCAGATGCTGCAGAGCCAGGCCGCGCAGATCGAGGAGCTCAAACGCCAGATCGAGTGGTTCAAGCGCCAGATCTTCGGCAACAAGAGCGAGCGCTTTGTGCCCCAGGTCGATGCGCAGCAGATGCACCTCGGCCAGTTGCTGGGCGATCTGGCACAGCCTGGCGATCAGAGCGAAACCACCCAGATCGTTCCCGCCCACAAGCGTCGCCGGACCGTCAGCGACTTCAGCGATGAGGGGGCTGCGGCGGCGACATTCTTCGACGAGGCCAAGGTGCCGGTGCAGGTCATCGAGGTTCCCAACCCTGAAGCACAAGGTCTGGCGCCCGAGCAGTACGAGGTCATCGGCGAGAAGATCAGTCACCGCCTGGCGCAGCGCCCGGGCAGCTTTGTCGTACTCAAGTACGTGCGCCCCGTGATCAAGCGCCGCGACACGCAGACCCTGCACTGTCCGAGCGCGCCGCTGGGCGTCATCGAGGGCAGCCGTGCCGACGTCAGCTTCATCGCCGGCGTGCTGCTGGACAAGTTCCGCTGGCACCTGCCGCTGTACCGCCAACACCAGCGCATCCAGGAGGCCGGCTTCAAGACCAGCCGGCCGTGGTTGACACAGCTGGTGCAGAAAGCGGCACAGTTGCTCGAACCCATCTACACGGCGCAGCTCGATTCGATCCGTGCCAGCCGCGTCATCACGATGGACGAGACCCCGATCAAGGCCGGCCTGGGCGGTGGCGGCAAGATGAAGGCCAGCTACTTTTGGCCGGTTTACGGTGAACATGACGAGGTGTGCTTCCCGCACTTCGAGTCACGTCGCCATGAGCATGTGCAGCAGGCCCTGGGCCTCAAACGCAAACCGGGCACCGTGCTGCTGAGCGACGGCTACGAGGCGTATGCCAGCTACGCCAGCAAGAGCGGCATCACCCACGCTCAATGTTGGGCCCACTCCAGGCGGGCGTTCTTCGAAGCGCAGGGCGCCGAACCCAAGGGGGCGGCCGAGGCCTTGCGCCAGATCGGCGCGCTCTACCAGATCGAGGACGAGATCCGCCAGGCCAAGCTTTTGGGTGAGGCCAAGCGGGTGCATCGTCTCGCCCACAGCAAGCCTCGGGTTCAGGCATTCTTCACCTGGGTCGATCAGCAGTTTGAACAGCAGGGCCTGTTGCCGAGCAACCCGTTGACGAAGGCCTTGGCCTACGTGCGCGAGCGTCGTGCGGGGTTGTCGGTCTTCCTCGAAGACGCTGACGTGGCCATCGACACGAACCACATCGAACGTGCCCTGCGCCCGATTCCGATGGGCAAGAAGAATTGGTTATTTTATTGGACGGAGGTGGGCGCCAAGCACGCCGGCATCGTGCAAAGCCTGATCGCGACATGCCGGCTGCATGACATCGATCCATACACCTACCTCGTCGATGTCTTGCAGCGCATCAGCGTGCAGCCGGCGCAGCGCGTGCACGAGCTCACCCCGCGGCTGTGGAAGCAACACTTCGCCGAGCGCCCCTTGCGCTCGGGAATCTGA
- the istB gene encoding IS21-like element helper ATPase IstB: protein MMMNTTLNQLRSLRLETMAQALEHQLQQSGIGAMSFEERLALLVDREVHGRQDRRCARLLKTAKLKYPQAVIEDLDSRSTRGIERSAVMSLVLGEWVNAGHAVLITGATGAGKSWLACALAQHACRRGHSALYLRVPRLGEELRIRHANGTFTRWLDTLKNTDVLLLDDWGMAAMDSQTRADLLEIIDDRASQRATVITSQLPIEHWHEWIGDQTVADAMLDRLMQNHHRFTLTGESLRKKNPPAKGIADK, encoded by the coding sequence ATGATGATGAACACCACCTTGAATCAACTGCGCAGTCTGCGCCTGGAAACCATGGCCCAGGCGCTGGAGCACCAGCTCCAGCAAAGCGGCATCGGCGCCATGAGCTTTGAAGAACGGCTGGCCTTGCTGGTCGACCGGGAGGTGCATGGCAGGCAAGACCGGCGCTGTGCGCGATTGCTCAAAACCGCCAAACTCAAATACCCGCAAGCGGTCATAGAAGATTTGGACAGCCGCAGCACCCGGGGCATTGAACGCAGCGCGGTGATGAGTCTAGTTTTGGGCGAATGGGTCAATGCCGGGCACGCCGTGCTGATCACCGGAGCCACCGGCGCGGGCAAGTCCTGGCTGGCGTGCGCGCTGGCCCAGCATGCCTGCCGGCGTGGCCACAGTGCGCTGTACCTGCGGGTTCCCCGCTTGGGCGAGGAACTGCGCATTCGCCACGCCAACGGCACCTTTACGCGCTGGCTGGACACGCTCAAAAACACGGACGTCTTGCTGCTCGACGACTGGGGCATGGCCGCCATGGACAGTCAAACCCGGGCCGATCTGCTGGAGATCATTGACGACCGGGCCAGCCAGCGCGCCACCGTCATTACCAGCCAGTTGCCCATTGAGCACTGGCACGAGTGGATAGGTGACCAAACTGTGGCCGATGCCATGCTTGATCGGCTCATGCAAAACCATCACCGCTTCACGCTCACGGGCGAATCGCTGCGTAAAAAAAACCCGCCCGCAAAAGGGATCGCCGACAAGTAG
- a CDS encoding transposase: MFSRKIVGWQVFDCESAELASQLLRDICESQGIRPGQLTVHSDNGSPMKGETMLAAMQRLGVAHTRSRPSVSNDNPYVESAFRTLKYRPELPVKPFENLLAARRWVTELAHWYNHEHRHSAIGFVTPAQRHAGLDRALLEQRALVYEQARQENPQRWSGQPRQWAHVDVVHLNPETKQQTKEPESKQKTA, encoded by the coding sequence TTGTTCAGCCGCAAGATCGTGGGCTGGCAGGTGTTTGACTGCGAGAGCGCCGAGCTGGCCAGCCAGTTGCTGCGTGACATCTGTGAGAGCCAGGGCATTCGCCCGGGCCAGCTGACGGTGCATTCGGACAACGGCTCGCCCATGAAGGGCGAGACCATGCTGGCGGCCATGCAGCGCCTGGGCGTGGCGCACACGCGCAGCCGTCCGTCCGTGAGCAATGACAATCCGTACGTCGAATCAGCGTTCAGAACGCTGAAGTACCGCCCCGAACTGCCTGTCAAGCCGTTCGAGAACCTGCTGGCCGCAAGGCGCTGGGTCACCGAGCTGGCCCATTGGTACAACCACGAGCATCGCCACAGCGCCATTGGCTTCGTGACACCGGCGCAGCGCCATGCCGGCCTGGACCGGGCACTGCTTGAGCAGCGCGCGCTCGTCTATGAACAGGCCCGCCAGGAAAATCCTCAGCGCTGGTCAGGGCAGCCTCGCCAGTGGGCGCATGTCGATGTCGTGCACCTCAACCCAGAAACCAAGCAACAAACCAAGGAGCCTGAATCCAAGCAAAAAACAGCCTGA
- a CDS encoding IS3 family transposase produces the protein MTSVQQRQKLLGLIGKACADGARLKPACHQIGLSCRSVQRWQRTQAAEGDQRPSGKRRYVCPPNKLREDERQAVMATLNSEAFKDLPPSQVVPRLADRGVYVASESTMYRILRQQGQLGHRRSERAAQKRSRPRALAATGADQVFCWDITYLPTQVRGQHFYLYLFEDLFSRKIVGWQVFDCESAELASQLLRDICESQGIRPGQLTVHSDNGSPMKGETMLAAMQRLGVAHTRSRPSVSNDNPYVESAFRTLKYRPELPVKPFENLLAARRWVTELAHWYNHEHRHSAIGFVTPAQRHAGLDRALLEQRALVYEQARQENPQRWSGQPRQWAHVDVVHLNPETKQQTKEPESKQKTA, from the coding sequence ATGACGTCCGTCCAGCAGCGCCAAAAGTTGCTCGGCCTGATCGGCAAGGCCTGCGCCGACGGGGCGCGCTTGAAGCCGGCTTGCCATCAAATCGGGCTGTCCTGCCGTAGCGTGCAGCGCTGGCAGCGCACGCAGGCGGCCGAGGGCGACCAGCGTCCTTCGGGCAAGCGGCGCTATGTGTGCCCGCCCAACAAGCTGCGCGAGGACGAGCGCCAGGCGGTGATGGCCACGCTCAACAGCGAAGCGTTCAAGGACTTGCCGCCGAGCCAAGTCGTGCCTCGCCTGGCCGACCGCGGCGTCTATGTGGCCTCGGAGTCCACGATGTACCGAATACTTCGACAGCAGGGCCAACTGGGCCATCGACGCTCGGAGCGCGCAGCACAAAAGCGAAGCCGGCCGCGCGCCCTTGCCGCCACCGGAGCCGATCAGGTGTTCTGCTGGGATATCACGTATCTGCCCACTCAGGTGCGCGGCCAGCACTTTTACCTGTACCTGTTCGAGGATTTGTTCAGCCGCAAGATCGTGGGCTGGCAGGTGTTTGACTGCGAGAGCGCCGAGCTGGCCAGCCAGTTGCTGCGTGACATCTGTGAGAGCCAGGGCATTCGCCCGGGCCAGCTAACGGTGCATTCGGACAACGGCTCGCCCATGAAGGGCGAGACCATGCTGGCGGCCATGCAGCGCCTGGGCGTGGCGCACACGCGCAGCCGTCCGTCCGTGAGCAATGACAATCCGTACGTCGAATCAGCGTTCAGAACGCTGAAGTACCGCCCCGAACTGCCTGTCAAGCCGTTCGAGAACCTGCTGGCCGCAAGGCGCTGGGTCACCGAGCTGGCCCATTGGTACAACCACGAGCATCGCCACAGCGCCATTGGCTTCGTGACACCGGCGCAGCGCCATGCCGGCCTGGACCGGGCACTGCTTGAGCAGCGCGCGCTCGTCTATGAACAGGCCCGCCAGGAAAATCCTCAGCGCTGGTCAGGGCAGCCTCGCCAGTGGGCGCATGTCGATGTCGTGCACCTCAACCCAGAAACCAAGCAACAAACCAAGGAGCCTGAATCCAAGCAAAAAACAGCCTGA